A section of the Humulus lupulus chromosome 2, drHumLupu1.1, whole genome shotgun sequence genome encodes:
- the LOC133814241 gene encoding uncharacterized protein At4g38062-like — translation MLKELRMELEKMREDFTANLKVKEDERNSQLEKVTNDLSNCRSVLASRDATIKELKVKLEQIHGDSTANIKAQEAERKYQLEMMAGDLNMCRSQLESKDEKIKKLKIEMEQMDEVHSASLIDKEAEMNSLLENVTSDLNNCRSELASRDATIKALRMELEQTQGDFLANFKAKEAEWRYHLEMMTGDLTKCRSQLDSKDARLKKLRMDLEECRCISLQQNEEISVMLLVLKDVISEAQMKFADEKAQIDQTEKENERNISLLMQQLETKNATIERLQKDIEKEHENVASLLRRGQTLDAIGQQQLLMQKDLEQYEEMIMESFVCEIFLREQILQMESVLKNKLRELCIELDITHTELAEKICEGNEIEFELYIWRSVAKGLLVYLEENYEMRKELEASLL, via the coding sequence ATGTTAAAGGAGCTAAGGATGGAGTTGGAGAAAATGCGTGAAGACTTCACTGCAAACCTTAAGGTTAAAGAAGATGAAAGGAACTCTCAACTGGAAAAGGTTACAAATGATTTGAGCAACTGTAGGTCTGTGTTAGCAAGTAGAGATGCAACTATAAAAGAGCTCAAGGTGAAGTTAGAACAGATCCATGGAGACTCTACAGCAAATATCAAGGCTCAAGAAGCTGAACGGAAGTACCAACTGGAAATGATGGCAGGAGATCTCAACATGTGTAGGTCTCAGTTAGAGAGTAAAGATGAAAAGATTAAGAAGCTCAAGATAGAAATGGAGCAAATGGATGAAGTCCATTCTGCAAGTCTCATAGATAAAGAAGCTGAAATGAATTCTCTACTGGAAAATGTTACAAGTGACCTAAACAACTGTAGGTCTGAGTTAGCAAGTAGAGATGCAACGATAAAAGCACTGAGAATGGAGTTGGAACAGACCCAAGGAGATTTTCTTGCAAATTTCAAGGCTAAAGAAGCTGAATGGAGGTACCATTTGGAAATGATGACAGGAGATCTCACCAAGTGTAGGTCTCAGCTAGATAGTAAAGATGCAAGACTGAAGAAACTACGAATGGACTTGGAAGAGTGTCGCTGTATAAGCTTACAGCAGAATGAGGAGATTTCTGTGATGTTATTGGTGTTAAAAGACGTTATCTCTGAGGCGCAAATGAAGTTTGCAGATGAAAAGGCTCAAATAGACCAGACTGAAAAAGAGAATGAACGGAATATTTCCCTATTGATGCAGCAGCTGGAGACAAAAAATGCTACCATTGAGAGATTACAGAAAGATATTGAGAAGGAGCATGAGAATGTTGCATCTTTGTTGAGAAGAGGTCAGACATTGGATGCCATTGGTCAGCAGCAGCTTTTAATGCAGAAAGATCTTGAGCAGTATGAGGAAATGATCATGGAATCATTTGTGTGTGAGATCTTCTTAAGAGAACAAATTTTGCAAATGGAAAGTGTTTTGAAAAATAAACTGAGGGAATTATGCATCGAACTAGACATAACACACACTGAGCTGGCTGAGAAAATCTGTGAAGGGAATGAAATTGAATTTGAACTGTACATATGGAGATCAGTTGCCAAAGGCTTATTGGTTTATCTTGAAGAAAACTATGAAATGCGTAAAGAGTTAGAAGCTTCTCTTCTTTGA